From a single Xyrauchen texanus isolate HMW12.3.18 chromosome 26, RBS_HiC_50CHRs, whole genome shotgun sequence genomic region:
- the LOC127619706 gene encoding serine protease FAM111A-like, whose translation MAGKKQTNSSSNFSSETSGAEVSRSPAEMLDPTERGATASLASDIKRETEEKALCTDDEESPPFKQTRTQSKGSFKMSLPGNTLFEESFDDNETLSDVLNKNHKLKKLKSNRKRNQLLITGQKCLTGIVPVHLPCSFITNTESFKIEFIDGEEESSCRKDFNPNTLRREKHIVFYIDPKGSGNRIIVKNKHISQQGVTLCIYAFKGETVLEALHRDGRFKDVVFTKVCQLSEVDTHFNIFLSVSVDKLNKRKFTLIVSNEEAPVSQQMLIKTVSINKATADHQAPSVATGEPQSTSTTAGDLQPPSSGNGDSQSVRTGRGTGQFYPLPDTKEVYSILKSQMDGLIKLMEERKKETKDQQPIRELLRQEFGKNTEIFTAIHTIRRQTELSESVCFITAPATDGTVCQGTGFRFIGNCILTCAHILDECQPDLITKVYVTFKYEKPLLKSERDVFVKQIVAHDRNIDYALLELDLPQEHPPLPPALIDLLAIPQTSGGIYIIGHPESEVKSIDLCSIIKPENCTAKAEEHITNHSETLDEAGKERLYQALSGYTFKELKDRNRLFYDTCFYHGSSGSPVFNAQHQLVAMQQGGYLYHLASRKKRSVIEYGIHMMAILQSMLRCEIADPLLQEMCRISLEKPELKSVLKALVEDACRKPRTRTILKSCLKSNPQYHTLLESLSNKSRDLGTLLIECKNTEQQTDLP comes from the exons ATGGCAGGAAAAAAGCAGACCAATAGTAGCAGCAATTTCTCCTCGGAGACCTCTGGTGCAGAGGTATCAAG ATCACCAGCAGAGATGCTGGACCCCACAGAGCGGGGAGCTACAGCCAGCCTTGCATCGGATATTAAA CGTGAGACTGAAGAGAAAGCACTTTGCACAGATGACGAGGAATCTCCTCCATTCAAACAGACCAGAACCCAGAGCAAGGGATCATTCAAAATGAGTCTTCCAGGCAATACTTTATTTGAAGAAAGCTTTGATGATAACGAAACTCTGTCGGATGTCTTGAACAAAAATCACAAGTTAAAAAAGCTGAAGAGTAACAGAAAGAGAAACCAGCTGCTGATCACTGGGCAGAAATGCTTGACTGGAATTGTTCCTGTCCACCTGCCCTGCAGTTTTATAACCAACACTGAGAGTTTTAAAATCGAATTCATTGACGGTGAGGAAGAGAGTAGTTGTAGGAAGGATTTTAATCCAAACACACTTCGAAGAGAAAAACACATCGTTTTTTACATAGATCCCAAAGGAAGTGGAAACAGAATAATcgtgaaaaacaaacacattagccAACAGGGTGTAACGCTGTGTATTTATGCCTTTAAGGGGGAGACAGTTCTGGAGGCTTTGCACAGGGACGGCAGATTTAAGGATGTGGTTTTCACAAAGGTGTGTCAACTGAGTGAAGTTGATACGCATTTCAACATTTTTCTGAGTGTTTCTGTGGATAAACTGAATAAGAGGAAGTTCACACTGATTGTTTCAAATGAAGAGGCACCAGTCAGTCAGCAGATGCTCATTAAAACAGTGTCGATCAATAAGGCTACTGCTGATCATCAGGCTCCCAGTGTAGCTACTGGCGAACCTCAGTCTACCAGCACAACTGCTGGAGATTTACAGCCTCCCAGTTCAGGTAATGGGGATTCCCAGTCAGTCAGAACAGGTAGAGGTACAGGTCAATTTTACCCCCTACCTGACACTAAAGAAGTGTACAGTATCCTCAAATCTCAAATGGATGGTCTTATTAAgttaatggaagaaagaaagaaagagaccaAAGACCAGCAACCAATCAGGGAGCTGCTGAGACAGGAGTTTGGTAAAAACACAGAGATATTTACTGCGATTCACACCATACGAAGACAGACCGAACTCAGTGAATCCGTCTGCTTCATCACTGCACCAGCAACAGATGGCACAGTTTGTCAGGGCACAGGTTTCCGTTTCATTGGGAATTGCATTTTAACATGTGCCCACATCTTGGATGAGTGCCAACCAGACCTCATTACAAAGGTTTATGTAACCTTTAAATATGAAAAACCATTATTAAAGTCTGAGCGTGATGTTTTTGTAAAGCAGATAGTTGCTCATGACAGAAACATTGACTATGCTTTACTCGAGCTTGATCTACCCCAGGAGCACCCTCCACTCCCCCCAGCACTGATTGATTTACTTGCCATTCCTCAGACAAGTGGAGGGATTTATATCATTGGTCACCCAGAGAGTGAAGTAAAGTCAATTGATCTGTGTTCCATTATAAAGCCTGAGAACTGCACAGCCAAAGCAGAAGAGCACATTACCAACCATTCTGAAACACTAGATGAAGCTGGAAAGGAAAGATTGTATCAGGCACTTAGCGGCTACACTTTTAAGGAGCTGAAAGACAGAAATCGACTGTTTTACGACACCTGTTTTTACCATGGCTCTTCTGGGTCTCCAGTCTTTAACGCCCAACATCAGCTGGTAGCCATGCAACAGGGAGGGTATTTATACCATCTGGCCTCGAGAAAGAAACGGAGTGTGATCGAGTATGGCATCCACATGATGGCTATTCTTCAAAGCATGCTGCGTTGTGAAATAGCTGACCCTTTGCTACAGGAAATGTGCAGAATCTCTCTTGAGAAACCAGAGCTCAAATCTGTTCTGAAGGCACTGGTAGAAGATGCATGCCGTAAACCAAGGACAAGGACAATCTTAAAATCCTGCTTGAAATCCAATCCACAATACCACACGCTGCTGGAGTCTCTGTCCAACAAAAGCCGTGATCTGGGTACCCTGCTTATTGAATGCAAGAATACAGAACAACAGACTGATCTGCCATGA